A portion of the Macaca thibetana thibetana isolate TM-01 chromosome 9, ASM2454274v1, whole genome shotgun sequence genome contains these proteins:
- the FAM24A gene encoding protein FAM24A produces the protein MFDLRTKIMIGIGSSLLVAAMVLLIVVLCLYVKVAKALKAAKDPDAVAVKHHNPDKVWWAKNSQAKDTTMESYPSLQCCEGCRMYGSFDALPPCCCDTNEGL, from the exons ATGTTTGATCTCAGGACGAAGATCATGATCGGCATTGGAAGCAGCTTACTGGTTGCCGCGATGGTGCTCCTAATTGTTGTGCTCTGTCTTTACGTCAAAGTAGCCAAGGCACTAAA AGCTGCAAAGGACCCTGATGCTGTGGCTGTAAAACATCACAACCCAGACAAGGTGTGGTGGGCCAAGAACAGCCAGGCCAAAGACACCACCATGGAGTCATATCCATCTCTCCAGTGCTGTGAAGGATGTAGAATGTATGGCAGTTTTGATGCCCTGCCACCTTGCTGTTGTGACACAAATGAAGGCCTGTGA